In Aegilops tauschii subsp. strangulata cultivar AL8/78 chromosome 3, Aet v6.0, whole genome shotgun sequence, one genomic interval encodes:
- the LOC109753815 gene encoding homeobox-leucine zipper protein ROC9: protein MGSSRPRTKDFFAAPTLSLSLAGAFARKAPSGDEVEEGEEGSVGVRSGPPGGEVDVSSENTGPAGSQSGDGSGEEEEGHADGGKRKKRSRKSYHRHTSEQVRVMEAVFKESPHPDEKQRQQLSKQLGLSPRQVKFWFQNRRTQIKATQERHENSLLKSELENLQKENRAMRQLAKGPSRCPSCGAAAASTDGFDAAAANQEQLLQLENAKLRAEVEKLRRALGTAAADGAASPASPPFSAATAQMSSNRSPFEVYGGGLAGRDRQSVLGLAGRALEELKTMCSSGEPLWVRSVETGRDILNYDEYVRLFRRDDGPGDRRAGWSVEASRETGLVYLDATKLVYAFMDVNQWKELFPSMISKASTLDVIRTRDDDDGHDGVVQLMFAEVQMLTPMIPTREFYFARYCKKLAAEKWVIVDVSFDKAEADVGTSPLLTCWKNPSGCIIEEQANGHSRVTWMEHTRCRECAVPSMYRAVTASGLAFGARRWVATLQLQCERMVFWVATNVPTRDNSGVSTLAGRRSVLKLAHRMTSSLCRVMGGSRGLAWSRAPRAGAGDVRLTSRTNAGDPGEPQGLIACAVLSTWLPVSPTALLDFLRDESRRPEWDVTLAGRAVQCRVNLTKGKDRCNCVTAYVSSRADGQGGEWVVQDSCTSPCESIVAYAPVDAAVLQPVISGHDSSGVALLPCGFAVVPDGLEARPAVIRSRREDGAAAGSLVTVAFQVLASSSPAAALSPESAETVTSLVSCTLRRVKKALGCQDR, encoded by the exons ATGGGGAGCAGCCGGCCGCGCACCAAGGACTTCTTCGCAGCCCCGACGCTCTCCCTCTCGCTT GCAGGTGCGTTCGCCAGGAAGGCGCCGAGCGGAGACGAAGTGGAAGAAGGCGAGGAGGGGAGTGTCGGGGTAAGAAgcgggccaccaggtggggaggTGGATGTAAGTAGCGAGAACACGGGGCCGGCCGGCAGCCAGTCCGGCGACGGCTccggggaagaagaagaaggccatgCCGATGGCGGTaaaaggaagaagaggagcaggaaGAGCTACCACAGGCACACCTCTGAACAAGTTAGGGTTATGGAAGC GGTATTCAAAGAGTCGCCACATCCAGACGAaaagcagcggcagcagctcagcaAGCAGCTAGGACTGTCTCCACGCCAAGTCAAGTTCTGGTTTCAGAACCGACGAACTCAGATCAAG GCGACTCAGGAGCGGCACGAGAACTCGCTGCTCAAGTCCGAGCTGGAGAATCTCCAGAAGGAGAACCGCGCCATGAGACAGCTTGCCAAGGGACCCTCACGCTGCCCAAGCTGCGGCGCCGCAGCAGCCTCGACCGATGGCTTCGACGCCGCCGCAGCCAACCAAGAACAGCTGCTGCAGCTGGAGAACGCCAAGCTCAGAGCCGAG GTAGAGAAGCTGCGGCGGGCGCTAGGCACAGCCGCGGCCGACGGCGCCGCCTCCCCTGCCTCGCCGCCGTTCTCCGCGGCCACCGCCCAGATGAGCAGCAACCGGAGCCCGTTTGAAGTTTACGGCGGCGGCTTGGCTGGCCGTGACAGGCAGAGCGTCCTGGGGCTGGCCGGCCGCGCGCTGGAAGAGCTGAAGACGATGTGTTCCTCCGGTGAGCCTCTCTGGGTGCGGAGCGTCGAGACCGGCCGAGACATTCTCAACTACGACGAGTACGTGCGCCTGTTCCGGCGCGACGACGGCCCCGGCGATCGGCGGGCCGGCTGGTCGGTCGAGGCGTCACGTGAAACCGGGCTGGTTTACCTTGACGCGACGAAGCTTGTGTATGCTTTCATGGATGTG AACCAATGGAAAGAGCTCTTCCCTTCCATGATCTCGAAGGCATCGACGTTGGACGTGATCCGCACCCGCGACGACGACGATGGACACGACGGCGTGGTGCAGCTG ATGTTTGCAGAGGTCCAGATGCTGACACCAATGATACCCACAAGGGAGTTCTACTTCGCCCGCTACTGCAAGAAGCTGGCCGCGGAAAAATGGGTCATCGTCGACGTGTCCTTCGACAAGGCTGAAGCCGACGTCGGCACGTCGCCGCTGCTCACGTGCTGGAAGAATCCCTCGGGATGCATCATCGAAGAGCAGGCAAACGGCCATTCCAGG GTGACATGGATGGAGCACACGAGATGCCGCGAGTGCGCGGTCCCGTCCATGTACAGGGCGGTGACCGCGAGCGGCCTGGCGTTCGGCGCGAGGCGCTGGGTGGCGACGCTCCAGCTCCAGTGCGAGAGGATGGTCTTCTGGGTGGCGACCAACGTGCCGACGAGGGACAACAGCG GGGTCTCCACACTGGCAGGGAGGAGGAGCGTCCTGAAGCTGGCGCACCGAATGACCTCGAGCCTCTGCCGCGTCATGGGCGGGTCGCGTGGCCTGGCGTGGAGCAGGGCGCCGAGAGCCGGCGCCGGCGACGTCCGGCTGACCTCCCGGACGAACGCCGGCGACCCCGGCGAGCCGCAGGGGCTGATCGCCTGCGCCGTGCTGTCCACGTGGCTCCCCGTCAGCCCGACGGCCCTCCTGGATTTCCTGAGGGACGAATCACGCCGGCCCGAG TGGGATGTCACGCTGGCCGGACGAGCCGTGCAATGTCGCGTGAACCTGACCAAGGGGAAGGACCGTTGCAACTGCGTCACCGCCTACGTCAGTTCCAGAGCCGACGGACAGGGCGGCGAGTGGGTCGTGCAGGACAGCTGCACCAGCCCGTGCGAGTCGATCGTCGCGTACGCGCCGGTCGACGCCGCCGTCCTGCAGCCGGTCATCAGCGGGCACGACTCAAGCGGCGTGGCCCTCCTGCCGTGCGGCTTCGCGGTCGTGCCGGACGGGCTGGAGGCCAGGCCCGCGGTGATCAGGTCCAGGAGGgaagacggggcggcggcggggtcgctCGTCACCGTCGCGTTCCAGGTGCTGgccagctcgtcgccggcggccgcgctctcgccggagtcgGCGGAGACCGTGACGAGCCTGGTGTCGTGCACGCTGCGTCGCGTAAAAAAAGCCTTGGGGTGCCAAGACCGCTAA